In Acidimicrobiales bacterium, the DNA window GCCCTCGCCCTCCATGCGGCGGATCATCTCGGACACGGCGGGCCGTGACACCTCGAGGCGGTCGGCGATGCGGGCCTGGATCACCTCGACGGCGTCCTCGTGGAGCTCGAAGATCGCCTCGCAGTACTCCTCGAATGCCGGATGGAACTCTCTCGTCCGGTGCTCGGCCACGGGTGGAGTGTACGTGTCCTTCCCCGTTAGCGTTGGGCCCGTGACCGACACGTGCAAAGCCCCCATGACCTCCCGCGTCCTCGCGGTCGCCTTCGCCGCCGCGCTGGCCTTCGGCCTCGCCGCCTGCGGCAGCAGCGGCGACAGCGGCCCCTCCGGCGGCGGCGACGCCCTCCCGCCCGGCGACGTCGTGATCGTGGCCGACAACATCGCCTGGGACACCGACGAGCTCGAGGCTCCTGCCGACACCGATTACACGATCGTGATCGACAACCAGGACCAAGGCGTGCAGCACAACCTCAACATCAAGGACACCGACTTCAAGACCGAGCTCGAGACCGGCGTGTCCGCCC includes these proteins:
- a CDS encoding cupredoxin domain-containing protein, which translates into the protein MTDTCKAPMTSRVLAVAFAAALAFGLAACGSSGDSGPSGGGDALPPGDVVIVADNIAWDTDELEAPADTDYTIVIDNQDQGVQHNLNIKDTDFKTELETGVSAQVLQINLPAGEYDYICDLHPNMAGTLTVS